A part of Caretta caretta isolate rCarCar2 chromosome 1, rCarCar1.hap1, whole genome shotgun sequence genomic DNA contains:
- the CDX2 gene encoding homeobox protein CDX-2, whose translation MYVSYLLDKEVPMYSSSVRHSGGLNLAAQNFVSAPQYPDYGGYHVAAAGVNLDSAQSPGPSWPSPYGAPLRDDWNGYGQGGPATAAASAVHGLNGGAPAAALAYSPADYHHHHHHHHPPGPAPHASSGGMQQLNPGAPAAEQLSPGGQRRNLCEWMRKPTQPALGGQVKTRTKDKYRVVYTDHQRLELEKEFHYSRYITIRRKAELAATLGLSERQKSGSRTGERKKERSTRRNCSNRSPARCTAARKR comes from the exons ATGTACGTGAGCTACCTATTGGATAAGGAGGTGCCCATGTACTCCAGCTCCGTGCGCCACTCGGGGGGGCTCAATCTGGCGGCGCAGAACTTTGTCAGCGCCCCGCAATACCCGGACTACGGAGGATACCATGTGGCCGCGGCCGGGGTGAACCTGGACAGCGCCCAGTCCCCGGGCCCCTCGTGGCCCTCTCCCTACGGCGCTCCGCTGCGGGATGACTGGAACGGCTACGGGCAGGGGGGCCCGGCCACTGCGGCGGCCAGCGCGGTACACGGGCTGAACGGCGGCGCCCCCGCCGCGGCCCTGGCGTACAGCCCGGCTGactatcaccaccaccaccaccaccaccaccccccgggCCCGGCGCCCCACGCCTCCTCCGGGGGCATGCAGCAGCTCAACCCGGGCGCCCCGGCCGCAGAACAGCTCTCCCCTGGCGGCCAGCGGCGGAATCTGTGCGAGTGGATGAGGAAGCCGACACAGCCCGCCCTGGGCGGCCAGG TTAAAACCAGGACAAAAGATAAGTACCGCGTGGTGTACACGGACCACCAGCggctggagctggagaaggagtTTCATTACAGCCGGTATATAACGATCAGGAGGAAAGCAGAACTGGCCGCTACGCTGGGATTGTCGGAGAGAC AAAAATCTGGTTCCAGAACAGGCGagcgaaagaaagaaagatcaacAAGAAGAAATTGCAGCAATCGCAGCCCGGCGCGGTGCACAGCGGCTCGCAAGCGCTGA